Proteins from a single region of Ammospiza nelsoni isolate bAmmNel1 chromosome 28, bAmmNel1.pri, whole genome shotgun sequence:
- the S100A11 gene encoding protein S100-A11 — MPTETERCIESLLAVFQRYAGREGDACTLSKREFRAFMDTELAAFTKNQKDPGVVDRMMKKLDMNSDGQLDFQEFLNLIGGIAVACHDSLVLKAPKP, encoded by the exons ATG CCCACGGAGACGGAGCGCTGCATCGAGTCGCTGCTGGCCGTGTTCCAGCGCTACGCCGGGCGCGAGGGCGACGCCTGCACGCTCTCCAAGCGGGAATTCCGCGCCTTCATGGACACCGAGCTGGCCGCCTTCACCAAG aaCCAAAAGGACCCGGGCGTGGTGGACAGGATGATGAAGAAGCTGGACATGAACAGCGACGGGCAGCTGGACTTCCAGGAGTTCCTGAACCTCATCGGGGGCATCGCCGTGGCCTGCCACGACTCCCTGGTCCTCAAGGCCCCCAAACCCTGA